In the Glycine max cultivar Williams 82 chromosome 6, Glycine_max_v4.0, whole genome shotgun sequence genome, TTCTCTTTTTCCATCATGAACCATCCATTCGTTGCTTCTGTTCTGTGTTGTCAATTAATACTTCATGTGCAGAAGAAAAGAGTAAGTAGGCacaaagtttttttaatatgaaactGGCTAGAATGTTACAGTCACAGATCTGTCATAAATTTGATACTACCCCTATAGTTCTAGATGTATAAAACTCttagtaatataatttatactgTAGAATCCAAAACGAACTTGGACAAATGATGAAAACATTAACTATTACTTCTAAACAAATACTGACACAAGCAATCACAAACAGAAAGTGATAGGTAAATCTTAGACGCAGGAAATGAGCTGTTTCATATCAAAAAGACGGGAACGGTATGGTATCCAGTTCATGTATCATTTCAGAAAATGATGACGTCAAAATAGCATCGGATTTAAGATTCAGGCAGCAATCTCTCATCATTTCTGCAACTGCTACAGTCAAGTGGCATTGGAATATAGAACTTCGGAAGCCACTTTTGGCCACAAATTTCACACCCTTTCTAATTCCTGTTCCTTAATGTGAGACATGACCACTAAATTCAGGAGAAGTTTGGGATTTGTTGTCTCGATCTCATGCTGCTTGAGGTTATTCCCATAACTTAGTAGTTATGCTGGTATTTTAGAAACATGTGTTAAGTGCTAACGTTACAGTTGTAAATTTTTATCCCTTTCTGTCCTCTCTACCTGACAATAAACTTGGGTCTTCGGTGACCCTCGTCTCCTTATTCTTGTTAGTGGTTTGCTATATTGCAGCGAATCTGCTACCCACTCGACCTCAAGATAGATAAAAATAACCAACAGAAAGGGAAAAGAGATTACAAAATTAAACGAGGAAACAACCCAACTCACATTTTAACAAGAGGAATCATTGGTCTAGCTACAAAAGAGATTTATTAACATGATGGTTGTTACACAAATAAGGCGAAAGATTTAGCTTAAAAAAACGAACGAGAGATTACAAAAACCAGAACAACACAGCACAATGCAAACAAGATTCAAAATAAACAGCAGAACTTGAACATGCAAATCCACAAGGgtaccaccaccatcaccacctTCAATTCAACCTCATACACACATGCATATATTCATGCATGCATGACTAATAAGTTCCTTGTGTGGCCTCATTAATTCTACCCTGAGCATAACTTCCATAATCCTTTGCCCTCTCCTTCACATCCCTTGCCTTATCAGTAAGGTACCCTTTTGCATAGTCAAGGGTGTCAGAACCCGCAGGCTGGTTCCCAGAAACGTAGTTGTAAATCCAAGATAAAGCAGCAATGGCAGCCACACCACAGCCCCCAGAGAACAAAAAGCCAGAAGCAACCAGGAACAGCACAAACGCAGCAGGGACAAGGATGGGGCTGAAGATAACAAGAAGAGGGGTTGCAATGATCAAACCTATGACAGTGCCTGTGAGGGTCAACCCAGACAGGAGTAAGAGTGTGATGCCAATAGTTGCAGCAGTTATGAACTTCACGGTTTGGCGTGAAGGAGGGTTGTTAATGCTGCTGTTGGTCTCATAGGTGGTTCCATAGGGTGCTCCATAGGAGGTTCCATAGGAGTAGGATCCTCTTGGTTGATCAGTAGAAATGGTTGCCATGGTTGGTATTTTTTCTCTTGCTAAACCAAGTGTTGATGAGAGTATTGAGTGAGAGAGGTATATAGTAGTGTATGAGGAGGTGTGAGAGGTTACGCGGCAAGAGGTGAGGGTACTTTGCATGTCGTGGCGGCTTTGCATGAAATTGAGGTTCAAAATAAGTAACACCTGTCCCCCTTTACTGTCCCCTCTCTGAAACAGCCTCAGTAAGTTATCATGAAACCATGGGAAACTTGGAGGGTTCTGCACATACCCTTGGCTAATCTAACATATGAAGTGTGGAAAATTCCCTCTATTAATGGCATTTTATATCACATCGTTTGAATATGCAGGAAGTTTCTTACTTTTGTTTCTTAGGTTTCACTTCAAAAAATACGACACATATGATTTCTTCCCATTAAATAAGCATGATTATAAGAATTACAGTATTACATTACGTTGTTGGActcaatttaaaattcttaaaaatattatttatcatagCATTTCCTTTCTATTAACTAGGAGTGTTATTCTTTTACTAGATTTTTTTTGAAggagtgttattttatttttcttttataaggtttttttatagattagacacattaaaaaaaactttctgCGTACCTGTTTTATTCTCTTGGGTTGCGGTAAATTGTGTCCGTTCTTGCGCTCATCTCTCTGaagacaaataatttatatttacaataaaaatattttataagtttacaattaataaaaagttaaaattaatttgtatacaACATGTTACAATATATgctatataattttatcaattactagaattgtatttttttatatataaatgtcGTGTAATAGAAAAATGGCATTCTTAATACACTTGTTTACAACATATTACAATATATgctatataacattttttacactGCAAATTTCACATTCCCATGCATTcggtgagaagaagaaaaaattaacttgAGTTAAAAGTGTATTAAGAAACTATAAATTTCTGTTTGGAGTGAATAAAATCTAAGATAAGTAGgttctattttaattaattatttttcctttatctCAAACATCGTCGCATATGGAGGTTTGGGGGTGATATTATGTTGCACAAAAAAACTGACATTAATCATTTCCGCTGATATTATACGATTATATTCCTGAGAGCATATTTCTATACTTGCCTGACAAATGTATATTCCTTGTCCTTGTTTTTTTGTGCTCAGATTGTCTTTCGATCGGATTAATCTTtctaaatacaaaaatttatttaaaaagttaacatttttttaatgttttttatacaCGGATATAGGATTTAAACTCTTAATTAtatgcttaaaaaatataaattacatacTATCTATACTACCATATTAATTTTTCCtgtctttattttgaaattgtgGTTTGAGTAATatgattactttttttcttcttctgaaaataagatatttttataataaaaaattatgagattAATTCTTAAGTCTCAAAATCatggaagtaatttttttttcttttcaacaaaATCCTATGTgatatacttgaaaaataatcacattaagaatattattaatataatgtgATGAGATAGacaaataattatatctctCGAGCATGATATAATACGATTAATAAATAACATTGAAAACCATGTCTCTTAGATGTATTGCGGTAAGAAAAATGTCTCTTAGATGTATTGCGGTAAGAAAAATGTCTCTtagatgtatagtttttttttttactgctctTAGATGTATAGttaagaatttgaatttcagatcTGCGTATACGGAAAAAAAGGACATATGTTAAAAGAAATTAGTATCTCAAATAAATCTCTCTATATCTCGAGAAATTTTTACTCTCGACTAAGAAATACTCTATCTACCCAAAATTTAACAGTCACAATAATTTCTACTTTAACAGTCACAATAATTtctactttcttttttattctgacAACAATTTCAGGTTATGTCAGGCTCCAAAAAGTAATCGTGAGcggtttctctttttcttcttttaaaaagatcacttaactttttttttagcaGAGGAGAAAGATTAATTAACTttaacataacataacataatGGTAGAACCATCGTGGCCAAAGTTAAAATAATACTGATAATGACATTCTTACCATTGATCAACAGAAAAATAAGAATACCGAGTATtatatggatattttttttaataaaaaatacaaatttaaaaaaacgtaacaaaaaataatttagttaataaaaatcaaaataagatttttaatttgaacaatttgaaattttagtaaaatttataGAAGATTATTTTATTGGAATTTTTCAAGTATATGCATTATGTAATTGAAGGTATTTAAGAATTattgaaaaatgatatttttaattaaataaacaaataaaaaatattaatttaatttgataaaagaattacaaaaatgccacaaATGGAGAAATTGACAAAATTTGAACCCGTGACATTTTGTAGCCAAAACAAATGCGCTACCAAATTGTATTACATCTCTAGTAGTGTTATAGTAgagtatttttgtcttttttttccttaatttttcctataaaatgaacatgttttttattttggttcttgTATGGTAAAATGTTGAGCTTGAAAAACTTAGGActcatttaaataatcaaatgtcaagaatttgtttatttaattacacAAATTAAACGAGTAGAACTCCAATGGTTATACATAGCTCGACTAAAATCATTTACAACTCCACtctcaataatataataatatatgtatacCATCGTAGAAAATAGTCTTGGATATATGACAATTATATGCATTATAAACCAATCCTATTGCGAAAATTGGCCAGTTTGTTTCATAGACCTCCAATAGTTActctataatataatatagtatGTATAAAATGTCATAGGAGGGATTGGTGACCAAAATTGGGCGTCATAGGTAGTGGTTTTGCCATGATGATGACGATGTTCCGGCTGCTTCCACCCACTCAATAATTCCAATAGCATTCtcattgttattattgacaTAGGATTAATCCATTTCCATCATGTCGCCTTCTTCCACCTCTAAAGGTTGACCAGTTTCTGGAACTATTTCTTCACATGCCATAGGAGAATGGAGGGCAACCCATGGGACAACAGCCAAACAGTCGTTTGTTGACATTTCAGAACTCTTCTCCCTCCTCATTTCATCTTCAACAGGGTCATCTTGCTTGGCAATGCCCCATGACAACAAataatctgaaaaaaaaaagtggcaaGAATTGTTCAAAAGATATTCAGAGTACACAGATCAATGAGCATCAAAACTGTGATGTGCATTGAATGCTATGGTTAAAATAACATGTGGTTTTAacatcagaagaaaacaaaaggattCACCCCTAcccccaaataaataaataaaagcaatgTGAAATCTTTTATCTTGTTGAATAGTTGGTGGAAAAGAACAAGATGATGGTTTAATGCCACAGGCTTGAGTTATTTTTCAACTCCTAATTTAATACGAGCAGCCTAAAAAAAAGCTTAAATGGGCAACAGGACAAATATCTCTGTTCTCCTGTCCATCAAAGTTTGCATGAATGTTATAAATAGGCAATAATTAATTCACGTGACCAATTTACAACAGTCACCACAGCAAGGAAGGGCAGTAGTCATCATGTGAGGTCACTAGAGGTCAATAAATCAAATAGTGTATTAATTCAAATAGAGGGGGTGAAGAgagaaataaaggaaaaatagaaaaataaagaaaaaatagtgtGGGTCCTACACCTTTTACAtactgttttaatttaaatatttatctactatttctaccctttttattttcatcatctcCACAGAACACAAGGCAACCATTGTCCACTTCACatgcataaaattttgtttgtagAAACTTTTTACTTCAACTTGTAGTAGATTCCTGGGAAGATTCATAGCGTTGATATATACCACAGAAACATACACATCCATACTGCATCTAGACTGACTCATTCTAACAGTTCCCTA is a window encoding:
- the LOC100779237 gene encoding oleosin Ara h 15.0101; protein product: MATISTDQPRGSYSYGTSYGAPYGTTYETNSSINNPPSRQTVKFITAATIGITLLLLSGLTLTGTVIGLIIATPLLVIFSPILVPAAFVLFLVASGFLFSGGCGVAAIAALSWIYNYVSGNQPAGSDTLDYAKGYLTDKARDVKERAKDYGSYAQGRINEATQGTY